From the genome of Mycoplasmopsis bovis PG45:
ATTTTCTGCTTTTGATAACTTACTAGTTTTATCATCTAAAGTATCTGAAAAGGGAAAAGGCTTTTTCCCTAAAACTATTATAAATCAGCTTAAAAGTAAAAATTCATTTGCAGAACAAGTTAAATTACTAAATTCCTTTTTAGAATCAAGCTTATTAAAAGTTAATGAAGAATCATTGAAAGATATTTCAATAGATTTTGAAAACTCTGTCCCAAATGATTTTATTAATTCAGTCAATGATGGGTTAACACTAACTTTTGTAATGAACAAAAATGGAACTAAGCATTATGCACCCATAACATGAAAAAATATTGGTTTAAATAATGTTGAAAAAGCTGATGATGTTCACAGCGATGAAATTGATTTATCAAAAGTAACTGAAAATGATAAAAATCATTATCTAGATGATAGCTTTATTATTGGAAAAATATTTAAAAATGCAGCTTTTGGCACAGAACAAACTGCTGATAAAATCTTTGAAAAAATAAATTCTATCGTTTCCCAAAGTAACGGTAAATTAGACACAAATGAATTTAAGAAGAAAGCTGAAGAATTGAATAAACTTTTTGCATTTGAAACAAATCTTGAAAATAACCCTAGTGTTTCATATTCATTAATTGGCTCACATGCGCATTCAACTAAGGAATACCATTTTTACTTAACAAAATATGTAAATAACGCTAAGGATTCAAAAATCAGTTTCATTGTTCACAATCAAAAAAACAATTAACAAAAAATACTGAAGTTGATTTTCAGTATTTTTTTGCTTTATTTATGATTTACTTCCTACGTTTCCCAGTTTAAGCATAAAACAAGAAAACATAATTATGTAAATTTTTGATTTCATAAGTTATGTTTTTTTATAATGTAATGTCTAAGTGACTTTTTCTTTTGTTAAAAGTTCTAATAATATTTGATAAGTTTGCCAACTTTCTTGTAACTCGTCGTTATAAACTTGTATAGTTTCGATTTTTTGTTTATTTACAAATACTTCAATTTCTTTAACTTCTTTGATAACATTAATCACTTTATGCTCAGTAATTTTACTTTTTTCAGTCAGTCCTAATTTTAAATTTAGAGTGTAGATGATGTAGTTTAAAAATACTAATGAAATGAAACATAAACAAACGTAACCAACAATATGGTTTCAAGTTGATAAATACATTGGACGAAGAGATAATTTACCTTTTAATGTCTTGAAATTAGACTCAATTTGTCATTGTTTTGAATATAAATTAATAACTTCTTTTACTGATAAATCTGTTCTGTTTGTTTCGTAAACATAGTATCCATCATATTTTTGATCTTCTTGTATTTTTTCTATGTCAAGTTCATAAAATGCACCTTTGCTTATAGGTTTGAAGAATCTATATTTTTTAGATCCCGCTAGATCATCACAAGAAACAAGATTATCTTTATTCATTTTCTTAGTGAAATTTTGAATTAAAATATCTCTATCGTTTTTGTCTTTAGTCGCTCGTTTTTGACTAAAACTAATTATTTGTCTTCTAAAATGTCCATTAATTCTTTTTTTATTGTATGAAGATGCAATATCACGAGTTTTGTATATCAAACCACCATCATTTACATAATCTTTTTCATCTAATACATACTCTTTAAATTGTTTGCTTCCAGCTTTCATTCTATATGAGATTATGTATTTTCAATTCTTAGATTCTAAAAATCTAATATTTCTATTAACACTCATTCCTTTGTCAGCAATTATAGTTACACTGTTAACTTCATAAATATCTGCAATTTCAAGCATAAAAGGTATGAAAG
Proteins encoded in this window:
- a CDS encoding variable surface lipoprotein → MKKIKILSSIGILAPVLAIPLVAASCNNESKLKDLQTKYENNRKSVIDFLNSEEKYSFLKTYVDIKNALNAKVDIKSSKEINNWIKNTNDAISSYKSFKNSIVTVNEDKEKNTFSAFDNLLVLSSKVSEKGKGFFPKTIINQLKSKNSFAEQVKLLNSFLESSLLKVNEESLKDISIDFENSVPNDFINSVNDGLTLTFVMNKNGTKHYAPITWKNIGLNNVEKADDVHSDEIDLSKVTENDKNHYLDDSFIIGKIFKNAAFGTEQTADKIFEKINSIVSQSNGKLDTNEFKKKAEELNKLFAFETNLENNPSVSYSLIGSHAHSTKEYHFYLTKYVNNAKDSKISFIVHNQKNN
- a CDS encoding IS1634-like element ISMbov3 family transposase; translation: MKKSKNDAKRQWRTSIARVKKGEYLSIGVPRPDNKGFVYRLGYGYLHELKQYHDDPLTIIKAIIANFPLSWTKEQARTKLDEIFKEKKETKKEVLERFKGYEVVEKLFDYFNIFNDCSPTKSITLKDVVLQLIYQRIKNPISVFNTYMTAKKEKIDTYSKNSFYRSLDYIAKNKDEILRNLNAKICANTNRKIDVLWFDATTTYFETFSREGYKKPGYSKDGKFKEDQIVIGMATDENGIPLHYKIFPGNVTDSNTFIPFMLEIADIYEVNSVTIIADKGMSVNRNIRFLESKNWKYIISYRMKAGSKQFKEYVLDEKDYVNDGGLIYKTRDIASSYNKKRINGHFRRQIISFSQKRATKDKNDRDILIQNFTKKMNKDNLVSCDDLAGSKKYRFFKPISKGAFYELDIEKIQEDQKYDGYYVYETNRTDLSVKEVINLYSKQWQIESNFKTLKGKLSLRPMYLSTWNHIVGYVCLCFISLVFLNYIIYTLNLKLGLTEKSKITEHKVINVIKEVKEIEVFVNKQKIETIQVYNDELQESWQTYQILLELLTKEKVT